One Anopheles marshallii chromosome 3, idAnoMarsDA_429_01, whole genome shotgun sequence genomic region harbors:
- the LOC128713938 gene encoding uncharacterized protein LOC128713938: MADTKTTTPTTTTSSEPTKPVLPSTATATEMATQTVTNSEQTTQTKTETTPAVRTMIETATMTDATEQKESESSVSESQCLTETAAQEDAITSIEAKLLPHTPVELEGVAAKEAVEAEEEPDTLSPLMTDNHTFLQHQELMREEPPTDEHLPLDEPGSSSPQQHFHRHHHHHGAEEVHDYGIYDDDEQEDDDEEDDDDDIDDEDEMFMRDQDDQDRNMKHSDTKESISSIDSDVSLSYDRRSSSELPEHQQQLRQHSEDAGAGSSDDAAKDSGCEIMKKSSGEGANEAGTHEDAEDGAFEIPDDEMCERIIEQVEFYFSNDNILKDAFLLKHVRRNKEGFVSLKLVSSFKRVRQLTKDWRVVGYAIKRKSVQIEVNDLGTKIRRLDPLPEHDETTPSRTVVATGLPYDKYTVEKVSELFSKCGEISLIRVLRPGGPIPTDVRQFINKHPELQQNECALVEFTESASARRAQAMTEFVVLELVAPKKKTGKKATNVTKFVESYKVAAGHDIERSRGGEGFDRFRMRRGSGFYPKSDMMVGTIYQQQQVLPHHHHHHHHQMLPMMSQPMQAPLQQDPHQHQQQSPPMPYMVPHSPQPRKYSFGNDTYECYQPQPTQQQQRRSSAYSLGSDASRKFSSCSEGYSSCGEMSRRTSACSSVPAEGLSRRTSACSEVPSTRRSSNCSDFCSCNTRRISQCSTDLMYRRMSQCSTEHGTPVHSAPRKYSVGSNYERKYTNSPELLQQQQQGHLLQRRISMDSTGGYDRKFSSGSITGYHTDGSPNISPRKYSSGGFDPLRKLSNGSDQYYNGRKISTDSGYDRRISIGSECSGPRSRTGSILCNHVNAGNTALPTSANEAVVRTPIGPDGSKGFGTRTRRIGQIVPPA, translated from the coding sequence ATGGCCGACACAAAGACGACGACGCCGACGACGACAACGTCCAGTGAACCAACGAAGCCAGTGCTGCCAAGCACAGCTACGGCGACGGAAATGGCAACGCAAACCGTCACCAACAGTGAACAGACCACTCAGACGAAAACGGAGACCACACCGGCAGTGAGAACGATGATCGAAACAGCTACGATGACTGACGCCACGGAGcagaaagaaagtgaaagttcCGTATCGGAGTCTCAGTGTTTGACGGAAACTGCTGCTCAAGAAGACGCCATCACTTCCATAGAAGCGAAACTGCTGCCGCATACGCCGGTCGAATTGGAAGGTGTAGCTGCGAAGGAAGCGGTAGAAGCCGAAGAGGAACCGGACACATTGTCTCCGCTCATGACGGACAATCATACGTTCTTACAGCATCAGGAGCTGATGCGCGAGGAACCGCCGACCGACGAACATCTGCCGTTAGACGAGCCGGGAAGCAGCAGTCCTCAGCAACACTTCCatcgccaccatcatcaccatggcGCCGAAGAGGTGCACGACTACGGCATCTACGATGATGACGAACAGGAagacgatgatgaagaagatgacgacgacgatatTGATGATGAGGACGAGATGTTTATGCGCGATCAAGACGATCAGGATCGTAACATGAAGCATTCCGACACGAAGGAGTCAATCAGTTCGATCGACAGCGACGTTTCATTGTCTTACGATCGGCGAAGTTCTAGTGAGCTGCCGGAACATCAGCAACAACTGCGACAGCACTCGGAAGATGCCGGTGCCGGTTCGTCGGATGATGCGGCGAAAGATTCGGGATGTGAAATCATGAAAAAATCTTCCGGCGAGGGAGCAAATGAAGCCGGCACACATGAAGACGCCGAGGACGGCGCATTCGAGATCCCGGACGATGAGATGTGCGAGCGAATTATTGAGCAGGTGGAGTTCTACTTCTCCAACGACAATATCCTTAAGGATGCATTTTTGCTAAAACACGTGCGCCGCAACAAGGAAGGATTTGTCAGTCTGAAGCTGGTGTCTAGCTTTAAGCGCGTCCGTCAACTAACGAAGGACTGGCGTGTGGTTGGGTACGCGATCAAGCGCAAGAGTGTCCAGATTGAAGTGAACGACCTGGGCACAAAGATCCGTCGTCTGGATCCGTTGCCCGAGCACGATGAAACCACGCCATCGCGCACCGTTGTCGCCACGGGACTGCCATACGACAAGTACACCGTTGAGAAGGTGTCGGAGTTATTTTCGAAGTGCGGAGAAATATCGCTGATTCGCGTACTCCGCCCGGGTGGTCCAATACCTACTGATGTTCGCCAGTTTATCAATAAGCATCCGGAGCTACAGCAGAATGAATGCGCTCTAGTAGAGTTCACCGAATCCGCGTCGGCTCGTCGGGCCCAGGCAATGACCGAGTTCGTTGTGCTGGAGCTAGTAGCACCGAAAAAGAAGACCGGCAAGAAGGCGACAAACGTCACGAAGTTTGTCGAGAGTTATAAGGTCGCCGCTGGACATGACATTGAGAGAAGCCGCGGCGGGGAGGGTTTCGATCGCTTCCGAATGCGCCGCGGTTCTGGCTTCTATCCCAAGTCCGACATGATGGTTGGTACGATCTATCAGCAACAACAGGTATTAccacatcaccaccatcatcatcatcatcagatgCTACCAATGATGAGCCAGCCGATGCAAGCTCCACTACAGCAGGATCCAcatcagcaccaacagcaatcGCCACCGATGCCGTACATGGTGCCACATTCGCCGCAGCCACGCAAGTACTCCTTTGGCAACGATACCTACGAGTGCTATCAGCCACAGCCaactcagcagcagcaacgccGTTCCAGCGCCTATTCCCTCGGGTCGGATGCTTCACGAAAGTTCTCCAGCTGCTCGGAAGGTTATTCGAGCTGCGGTGAAATGTCGCGCCGCACTTCCGCATGTTCATCGGTACCGGCGGAAGGTTTGTCTCGGCGGACGTCCGCCTGTTCGGAAGTGCCATCAACACGACGCTCATCGAACTGTTCAGACTTCTGCTCGTGCAATACGCGTCGCATCTCGCAGTGCTCCACCGATCTAATGTATCGTCGCATGTCCCAATGCTCAACGGAGCACGGTACACCGGTGCATTCAGCCCCTCGCAAGTACTCGGTCGGGTCCAACTACGAGCGTAAGTACACCAACTCACCAGAACTacttcagcaacagcagcaaggaCATCTACTACAGCGTCGTATCTCCATGGACTCGACCGGTGGCTATGATCGCAAGTTCTCGTCTGGCTCGATCACGGGCTACCACACAGACGGAAGCCCAAACATCTCGCCACGAAAGTACTCTTCTGGCGGATTCGATCCGCTGCGTAAGCTATCCAACGGTTCGGATCAATACTACAACGGCCGCAAGATATCGACCGATTCCGGCTACGATCGACGCATCTCGATCGGTTCCGAGTGTTCCGGGCCACGATCGCGTACCGGCAGCATCCTGTGCAACCACGTCAACGCGGGCAACACGGCTCTACCGACGTCCGCCAACGAAGCCGTCGTACGAACTCCAATCGGACCGGACGGCAGCAAGGGCTtcggcacacgcacacggcgTATCGGACAGATAGTGCCACCGGCTTAA